The Leopardus geoffroyi isolate Oge1 chromosome C3, O.geoffroyi_Oge1_pat1.0, whole genome shotgun sequence genomic interval AGGGTTAGAATTAGGGGTTAGGCATTGGGGTTgcggttaggggttagggttcgGGGTTAGTGACTGGGGTAGGGGTTAGgagttagggttaggggttagtgGTTGGGGTAGGGGTCAGGGGTTAGGGCtaggggctgggggttggggtaTGGTCAGGGTTAGAGTtaggggatgggggttggggtaGGGTCCGCTCATCATTGGGGTTTAGGGTCTGGGTCCAGTTTAGGGTCAGGGGTTAGTGTCCAGGGTCAGGGCTCAGGGGTTAGGGGTCAGGGTTAAGTCACAGCTTCCGCTCCAAGTGGTGCTTTGTCAGCTCCCGTTGCTGCAAGGTGTTCCGGGTTGTCTTAACAGAAAATACGACTGTACAGGATACGTGAACACCGGTGACCATCCCGGCTTTGGGCCGTCGTGTTTCTCCCCCAGCCTGTGCCTCCACCTCTCAACCCCGGGTTCTTTCCCCCAGGGAGGGCGCGCTGTGGCCCAGGCCCCTCGGCTGCAGGTTTCCCGCGgacgtgcacacactcacacgcgGACGCTCTGCTGAATGACTCGGATCCAGGTGCTGCGGTCATCCCGGGATGCTGTGTGGACCTCATACATCTCAGGGGGTGCCGCGCTGATCAGAAACATCCCTTTCTCCTGGTTGGCGATGTCCCGTACAATCAGATTCTGCAGCGATACCACCGAGGGCTTGTCCTGCCGGTCAGAAAGGGGGAAATAAGGGTCTCTCGGTCTTCAATCTTTCTGGAATACCAAAGGATTGCGGGGCCAGCCTGCAATACAGGGCACAAAGCTGTGGTGCAGCCAGAGGGGACTTTAGGAGCGCACATGACCTCTGACaagttaattaatgtttattgggggcccggatggctcagtcagaagagtgagttactcttgatctcagggttgtgggtccACGCCCtgcccatgctgggtgtagagattactaataaataaatcaacttaagagaaaaaacacGTAAAAAACACCTTAAAGGCTTACTTTCCCCATCTGCAACAAGGGGATTAATAATGGACCTCTTGACAGTGTAAAAGTGCCTGCACGCAGTGACCATACATGTTAGCTGTTTTTATGCCTTATGAGATATTACAATAATGGTTACAGTAAGAGCCATTTGACTCCGGAAGATTCTAGGGTTCTTTCCGGGTCgcatagaaaaggaagaagaacccatAGCACTAGTCTGTgctgagaaaggggaaggaggaagttcTCACCAGGGCAGGGAAGATGTACTTCTGGTCCTTCTCCTGGAGGAACACCAGTACGTCTGTCATCAGCAGCATTAGCAcatctgggcagagggagaggggggagaacaGCCAGCatcagaggcaggggagaggtgggagagcAGCCAGCCTCAGAGGCCTGGGCGGCCGCTTGCCTCTTTCTCAGGAACCAGGCCCAACGTGTCCACTCAGGgctcctgcctctcttccttccGGTTGCTTCCTCTTACCTTTGCGGCCTCCCACCCGCCCATTCTTACACCTCAGAAATgccaggggaggggcgcctgggtggttcagtcagttaagcatctgacttcggctcaggtcatgatctcgcggttcaggagttcaagccccgcatcgggctctgcgctgacagctcagagccaggagcctgcttcggattctgtgtctccttctctctctgcccctcccctgctcatgctctgtctctctctgtcttgcaaaaataaataaaatgttaaaaaaaaaaaaaagaaaaaagaaacgccAGGGGAGAAGAGGCACGTGCCACCGGATCAAACAGCCTCCCGGCTAGAGAAGACTACAGGGGGTCACCAGTGCCTCTGAAGGAAACTGATGCTGGTTTCTTAACCCAGGAATGACAGACCCCAGGATGTCTGCTGCTGGTCTTTAAGGGGTTCTGCAAACCTTCTGAAGTCGCAGAAGCAATTTTACATGTTAATACAACACAGATTTGTATTTTCTGGGTGAGAGAGTCCAGAGTTTTGGGGGAGGGCAAAAAGCATCCCCAGAGCAGGACGGGCCACCCCTTTTCAGCCTTTAAATTCcatgccttggggcacctgggtggctcagtcggtcgagtgtctgactcttgatgtcggctcaggtcatgatctcgctactcgtgagttcgagacccgcgcatctggttccatactgtcagtgcggagcctgcctgggattctctctctctctgccccttccctgctctctctctctcaaaacaaataaaagttaaaaaaatacatacatttaaattctATGCCTAGCAACCGACATAAGGGTTTTAGGCTATCTGACCTCAAATCCCCCTGCCTGGCACATTCCCAGTGCTCGAGGGGCAGGGCGCAGGAGGACGTCACATCCACCTCTCCCACGGCTGAATAATCccatctccctccaccccagAGGCCTCCTTCTTCGtccttctctgccccaccttCCAGCCACTCAGATCCTGAGTCCTAGACTTTAGCAATGACGGGGAAACAAAAGGTCAAGTCCCCAGAACTCAGATGTCACGGTCAAAAAAACACACGCTCACCCTTTGCCCTTGGAGATCTTACTAAACTGTGGGCACACAGAGGGGAGGGCTTTTGCTAAATGCTTCAGAAATAAAGCTCTCCAGCCTTGCTATTTTTAACCCCCACGGTTTATATTCTTAGCTGCTGCGTGGGAGGgatggaaaagagggaaagggatgAAGACAGGCGCGGTAGGCACAGCAGTCCCCCAGCCTGTGCGGTGGGGACTTCATGACATGAGACACAGACTCAGGCCCAGGGAGCAGGTTCCCTCATTCCTCACCCCCAAAGCCGAGGCCTGCTACTCTCTCTGCCTTGCTTGAGGTAGGAAAGGCTTGGCCTGTGCGGTCTGGGAAGAGAGGCTGAgaaggcaccccccccccatcccctctctcttGTGTCTTCCCCCGCCCGCCtgtccctcactgggctctgctccctgctctgtgccttcCCTGTCTGTGCTCCCAAAGCCCCCGCCCATTCTGCAGCCCCACCAGCTGCCCCTGGTCCTAGAGTCGCTCCGTCTTTCTCATCAAGACTGCTGGCTCTCTGGGCACGCAAGGACCAAAGAAAGGGGTAAATCCTGACCAGGAAGCCCCTGTGTGGTCCGTGAAGTTAAATACAGAACTCGGACTTTGGCTGCAATAGAGACCACATTTTCCCTCCCACGGGGCCCCCCAGACGTAGGGCTGCAGAGAGAGATCCTAGGGGCTGGATGCTTCTCTCTCTATACatctggctccaggctcttgCCTGGCCTGCCGCGCTGACCACTGACCTTTGAAGCGGCCCGTCGCCGTCTTCCAGAGCAAGCAACCATCATGGATGAGCCTGCGCCTCAGAAGCTCCTCTCGGCCAAACGGGCCCTTGCCAGGCACGGGGGTCTGGGCCCGGGGGTCCATACGGTGGTAGATCTCCTGTAGGCGGGCTCCCTTCTCCAGCTCGTGCACGTCCTGGTCCACATTGGATAGCAGCTCCTTCACCAGCCCCAGTGCTGTGCTCAGGTCCTGGCGCTCCTCCTCAGTCCCTGGTGCCCAGGGTTGGCATGAGGGACGGCCAGTCCGCTTCAGTCCGGCCCCAGGTCCCACGGTGTCCTGACCCCGTCTTCGGACGTTGCCAGGGGCTCTGCATCTGATCCCGCCCTTTCCCTGGTCACGGAGCCTTTTCTCACCCGACAGACTCCCCACACGCCCCTCCCCGGGCCCACTCCCTCACCGTGGGAGTGCTGGAGGATCCGATTGATGAGCACCGGGTACTTGGTGATGCGCTGGGTCACCAGCAGGACGCACTCCTGCACGCCATGCCGCTTCAGCACGGCCGAACGCGTCACCTTCTACAAGGGCACGGGCAGAGCTCAGGGCCGGagcggggagaaggggagaaagaacacTGGATTTGGAGCCTGAGCTGTGGTGCGGGCCCTAACTGGGCCGTTTCCCTCCGCTGGCTTAGGGGGCTGCACCTGGAAAACGGGGACCACACGCCACGGATTTCCTACAAGGACCAACCAAAGCAGCGGAAAGCACTTGCTCTAGGGGAGCCcggccggctcagtcagtggggcgtGTGACTCCTGACCTCGgggccgtgagtttgagccccacgttgggcattcGCTCTACCACCATGAGGGCTTATGGTGGACAGGCTCCACGGGGCTGGGAAAGCACACGATGCCCCCCGGGAAAGGGCCTGCAGGCCCTGCACGCAGGTCCTGGAGAGGTCTGCTCACCCGAATGAACTGCTGGAAGCGTTTGTCCCGAGCATACAGCTCCTTATAGAGCTTTAAGGCCTTGGTGTGGCGGCTGCAGAACTCGGAGTAGGTCTTCCGCATCTGCTCTGCGCTGGCACCTGAGAACTGGAGGGCGGGGCTGGGTCAGCAATGAGCCCCGCCCCCCGGACGTAAGCCCCGCCCCGGACGCCCGCGGGCCTCTCCAGCTCTCCTGGCTCCACCCCCCCAGAATCTGAGCGTCCGATCACACCTCTGCGTATGGGCCCCGCCCCTTCTCACCTGGCTGATGAGCAGGTCCCCCAGGCGGTGGATGACGAAGTTCCTGGTGCTGCCGGGGCACAGGGCTTGGCGCCGACGCTCCAACAGCTGGCCCAGGAAGCGTGTGTGGATGTCACTGAGCTCGTCCACGCAAGGGAACAGGCCCTGGACCACTCCGGGCTCCAGCTGCAGCTCTTCCAGCATCCCCGTGCGGAAGAGGCGCGTCATGATCTTCAGCGTCCGCACGTGGTGCAGCTCCGTCTGGATGAGCTCTGTGGGGACACAGGTCATGTGGACTCTACCTTAGCGTGGCTACAGGTGATACGGCCTAGGCTGGGGGCCTCTGGGCTCATGTGAGGTTTTTAAGGTCTCTTCCAGGTTGCCATTCTGCACCGTTATGGACTCAGGATTTTCTAATCATCTTGTGGCTTTCTGCTTTGCTACCTCAAGCTGTAAGCTGCTGGAGGCCAAGAAGCACGTGCCCTGTCACGTCCAGGTTTCCCACAGCCCCCAGTGTGATGCCCCGCGCGGAAGAGGCAGGGACTCAAGGTGGAGAAGGATGGGGTAAAGACAGGACCTGGGACGCCAATAGCCCAAGAGGTGGAGGCATAACGGCAACTTGTGGGCTGGAGGCCAAGGTCTGGGGGGCTGGTGGGCTAGCAGGGTTGGGGgggctggcagggtctggggggggggcagtgggctAGCAGGGTCGGGGGGActggcagggtctgggggtggctggcagggtctgggggggTGGTGGGCTAGCAGGGCTGGAGGGGGGCTGGCAGAGTCTGGGGtggctggcagggtctgggggggCAGTGGGCTAGCAGGGTCAGGGGGctggcagggcctgggggtggctggcagggtcggggggctggcagggtctgggggggctagcagggtctgggggtggctggcagggtctgggggtggctggcagggtcggggggctggcagggtctgggggggCTAGCAGGGTCAGGAggctggcagggtctggggggctggcagggtctggggtggctggcagggtctgggggggCAGTGGGCTAGCAGGGTCTGGGGGGGCTAGCAGGGTCAGGGGGCTGGCAGGGTCAGGgggctggcagggtctggggggctggcagggtctgggggtggctggcagggtcgggggctggcagggtctggggtggctggcagggtctgggggggCAGTGGGCTAGCAGGGTCTGGGGGGGCTAGCAGGGTCAGGGGGCTGGCAGGGTCAGGgggctggcagggtctggggggctggcagggtctgggggtggctggcagggtcgggggctggcagggtctggggtggctggcagggtctgggggggCAGTGGGCTAGCAGGGTCTGGGGGGGCTAGCAGGGTCAGGGGGCTGGCAGGGTCTGAGGGGGCTGACAGGGTCTGGGGGGGCTATCAGGGTCAGGGGGCTGGCAGGGTCGGGgggctggcagggtctggggtgGCTAATAGGGTATGGGGGGCTAGCAGGGTCTGGGGGagctggcagggtctgggggtggctggcagggtctgggggtggctggcagggtcggggggctggcagggtctgggggggCTAGCAGGGTCAGGAggctggcagggtctggggggctggcagggtctgggggtggctggcagggtcgggggctggcagggtctggggtggctggcagggtctgggggggCAGTGGGCTAGCAGGGTCTGGGGGGGCTAGCAGGGTCAGGGGGCTGGCAGGGTCAGGgggctggcagggtctggggggctggcagggtctgggggtggctggcagggtcgggggctggcagggtctggggtgGCTGGCAGGGTCTAGGGGGGCAGTGGGCTAGCAGGGTCTGGGGGGGCTAGCAGGGTCAGGGGGCTGGCAGGGTCTGAGGGGGCTGGCAGGGTCTGGGTGGGCTATCAGGGTCAGGGGGCTGGCAGGGTCGGGgggctggcagggtctggggtgGCTAATAGGGTATGGGGGGCTAGCAGGGTCTGGGGGagctggcagggtctgggggtggctggcagggtctgggggtggCTGGCAGGGTCGAGGGGCTGACAGAGTCTGGGGGtggctggcagggtctgggggtggctggcagggtcgggggtggctggcagggtctggggtggctggcagggtctgggggggCAGTGGGCTAACAGGGTCTGGGGgggctggcagggtctgggggggCTAGCAGGGTCGGGGGTGGCTAATAGGGTATGGGGGGCTAGCAGGGTCTGGGGgggctggcagggtctgggggggCTAGCAGGGTCAGGGGACTGGCAGGGTAGGGTGGCTGGCAGGGTCAGGgggctggcagggtctgggggtggCTGGCAGGGTCGAGGGGCTCTCAGGGTCTGGGGGGGGCTGGCAGGGTCAGGGGGCTGGCAGGGGGGAGGACAGATAAGAGGCCCGGTCAAGGTCAAGGAGGAGGAGGCTCACCATAGATGACGTCCTGCTGTTTCATCACCTCCTTCTTCTGCTGCTGCAAGAAGCTGCTGTCCACGGCTAGGCTCCAGGAGTCGGCCGCAAAGTCCCTCTCGTCCgtctcaaaatcactcatcagcTCACTGTAGATCACCTCTGCACCTGGATGCCAGCGGGGCCCGCGACTCAGAGCCTGACGCTCCTCCCCGGGTCCAGGCCCCTGAGACCCTTCCCGCCCGGCCACCCGCAGGCCTCCCGGGCCAAGCGCTCGCTCACCTTCGTCGATGAGGGACTCCACGGACAGGGCCCTGTTCCGCATGTTGAGGGAGTCTGTGGACTGGGACAGGATTCGGCGCAGCCCCAGGGGGGACTCGTCACTGAAGTGTCTGACGGAAGAGGGTCTGTGTCACCTAGACTCGGGCAAGAGAGCCCTCCCCAGGTGGGGAACTGAGGCTGGGGTCTGAGGGGCACTCACCCTgagtcctcctccttccctgtcatCTACAGTTCTGAACCCAGGGCGGGAAGGGCCCCGCGGGCTTCCTGCTCCCCACTGCCACTCTCTGCCCGCCTGGCTGTCCCCTCCCCAAGCAGAGGCTCACCCAGCGATGTTGGTGGTGGAGACGCTCTTGGCTAAAGACAGGGAGGAGCGGCCGCGGCGAGAGCCGAGCAGAGACTGCCGGAAGCTGTCGGAGGGGTAGATGGCGGAGCTCGGCCGCTCCCGGGGGGCGGCTGGAGGGGAGACCGAGCAGGTGTCAAAGCTGCAGCCTCCCAGGCTCCTCTCccaccctcagccctgcccccagtCAAGGAAGGATCACAGTGGTGCCAGCTTACACGTGTGCAGTAACATCTGTCTTGTCTCATTTCTTCCCCCAAACAAGCCTATGAgcaaactgaagctcagaaaggttaacAGACTTGTCCAGGGCGACTCGGTTGGTGGCCAAGTGGGGACTCAGACTCTGGTGTTTCTGACTAAGCACCTGCTCCTCTGTTACACCAGAGCCGTCCGAACCGGCTCGTGACAGCTGCCTCCGACACCCCCAGGGCAGCGTCCATGCTCGAGAGACCAGCCAACCCGGGGCCCTCACCCCCATCTCAATTCTGCCCCGACAGCCCCAGCATCCACTTCCAATCAAGGGGGCAGCAGAGCCGGGGTACTCTGGGGAGGGGCCGCCTGCGTGCCCTCACGACTCACTCTTACTGCGCAGTGAAACAGACTGGAGGGCAGTGCTGTTCTTTAGTAAGGCAGCTTTCTGTTGCTGTGGGACAGAGCAAAAGAGAGACACCGAGGACAGCCGTCACCAAGGGTCACCCCCGCAGGCACGGGCAGGCGCTGGGCAGCTGACCCCTTGGGAGAAGGCCGGCAGCACGGTCAAGGGCACAGGGCGGCTGAGCCCAGCACTAAGGGGCCGTGCCCAGAGCAGGAGGCTGGCCGCACGGGGCCCGAGGCCTGTGGCTCACGGTGTGGACCGCCCCACGGcgaggagaggggtggaggaacACAGGgtaaggaatgaaggaagaggcACACTCActaccctctcccccagcccGCTGCCCTCCCGGCCGTCTCACCTTCTGCTTGACCTTGGTGCAGTTGGCGAGGGTGTCTTTACAGCGGTTGTGGATAGTCACATTGcaggctgggggggtggggtggggtagagagggTGAAGGGAGGGCCGGGTGGTACGGGAGGGGACGCACCCACACGCAGACACCCGTCTCCCCCTGGCCACGCACTCGGAGACTCCCCTCGTCCCCGACCTCTCAGCCACTACCACACccgtccctcctctcccctcccctccgcctcccccttccttccagcAGGAAATCgggtgagggggcagagggggccgCCACAACTAAGCAATCCCGACTCAAAGGTGATCTGAGGGGTggaccagagggaagggggggttATAGCTGCCAGCGCTGAGCTCAAGGAGCACAGGGGTGGTTGAGAGTGGCAGATGGCAGAGGACGCCCACGGGACAGGAGAAGGCACGGAGCAgctgggtgggggccaggggcaggggggcggcCAGCGTCCCCGGAGCGCCCAGCATGTGGCCCGCATTTACTTGATCCTAACAACCCTTTGGGGCAGATtcaattatcctcattttacagacgaggagcCTGCCTCCCGCAGAGGTCAAATCGCCTGCCAGAGGTCAGCCCCCcagtggcagagccgggattgCAACCCTGGTCGTGTTCTTTCCGCTGAACCACATGTTCACCCACCAACTGTAGCCAGGCCTAAGCACTTCGCAGGCGAGTAGAGCCGGTGCTGGAGCGGGGACAGGCCCTGCCCGGTCCCTCTCCAAAGCCCGTCGGCCCTCCCCGCCGCTCGGCTCTGACTCCCGCCTGCCCCTTCCAGGCCCGGGGCCTGTCCCCCACCCAGGGCAGACCCACAGCCCCCACACTCCAGCTGCTCCTctcccatcacccaccctgccATGGggtaaaagaggaggaaaggaaaggaagagtggCCAGGCCTTGGCAGTGAGGCTGTCCCTGTCCCCAACACGCCTcagccctctgccctctcccgcttcCTCCGCCTCGTCCAACACAGGAAACTCTGCCGACTCCTACAGACAATACCCAGCCCCAGGCTCACTTCCACAAATACAAGGCcagcagggtggggtggaggggagggcgggagggggctggggctgccccACTCCCCCGGAGCTCCCTTCTTCTACCCCCAGCACCCAGTGTTTCTGGATCAAACCTCCGCTTTCCACCTGCTCTCAAAATAGCACTTGCTGCCTGCCTCCCCGGTTCCCCTGGCAACAAGCTTCCCGATGGGGACCTCTGTCAGGCCTCTGCGGGGTCTAGACTGGGGTTCCCTCCTCGCCCTCCTCACTCTAAGTCGGGGACGGAGGAAGCGGGGAGGCCCAACTGGTTCTTCCAGGGACTCCTGCCCCCATTCCACGGGGGCTGAGAGGCTAGAGCCCCGGTCCTGCCGTGGCAGCAGGTGAAGATCTCAGAGGCGCTGCAGCCAGAGGCCGCTCTGCTATACACTGGGGGGAGCGGGAGCCTTCTGGGCGGGCGCGCAGGCGTGCGGGGAAGGACAGCACCCGCCTTATACCTCCTGCTTGCAGGGCAACCCTCAGATGCGGGCGAAGGTCAGGCGTTCCGacctctacccgccccccccacacacacacatccctgctcttctccctctttctatcaGTCACACTAGAAATTTGAGACGGATGGTCCTGATCCTGTCCTCTGCTTCAAACTGCAGAGGCTAAAAAATTTCAGGCTCCACCCAGTCGATAGAAAGGGAGGAGCAAAAAGGGACCCTGACGCCCCGAATGTCCAGTCCTGCCCAGGAAGACCGGCAGGACCAGGTGCAAGGCCCAGCCGGCCACCCGGCTCCCctcaccgccccccgcccccaggacaTTCCTGATCCTTCTCCAAGTAGTCCCCCTAACCCTCAGCAGCTGCTCGGGGAGCCAGGGGACACCCAGCGGACAACAGCTGCAAAGGGAGCCaccggcctcccctcccccgtgcCCCCGGCCACCATCCCtcgcagggagggaagggaagcactGGGCCCGGCTGGG includes:
- the ARHGEF2 gene encoding rho guanine nucleotide exchange factor 2 isoform X9; the encoded protein is MKEAKDARYTNGHLFTTISVSGMTMCYACNKSITAKEALICPTCNVTIHNRCKDTLANCTKVKQKQQKAALLKNSTALQSVSLRSKTAPRERPSSAIYPSDSFRQSLLGSRRGRSSLSLAKSVSTTNIAGHFSDESPLGLRRILSQSTDSLNMRNRALSVESLIDEGAEVIYSELMSDFETDERDFAADSWSLAVDSSFLQQQKKEVMKQQDVIYELIQTELHHVRTLKIMTRLFRTGMLEELQLEPGVVQGLFPCVDELSDIHTRFLGQLLERRRQALCPGSTRNFVIHRLGDLLISQFSGASAEQMRKTYSEFCSRHTKALKLYKELYARDKRFQQFIRKVTRSAVLKRHGVQECVLLVTQRITKYPVLINRILQHSHGTEEERQDLSTALGLVKELLSNVDQDVHELEKGARLQEIYHRMDPRAQTPVPGKGPFGREELLRRRLIHDGCLLWKTATGRFKDVLMLLMTDVLVFLQEKDQKYIFPALDKPSVVSLQNLIVRDIANQEKGMFLISAAPPEMYEVHTASRDDRSTWIRVIQQSVRVCPSREDFPLIETEDEAYLRRIKTELRQKDRALVELLQEKVGLFAEMTHFQVEDDGGGVTLPTLPRGLFRSESLECPRGERLLQDAIREVEGLKDLLVGPGVELLLTPREPALPVDPDSGGSTSPGVTANGEARTFNGSIELCRADSDSSQKDRNGNQLRAPQEEALQRLVNLYGLLHGLQAAVAQQDTLMEARFPEGPERREKLTRANSRDGELGRSGPAPAAPDKQATELALLQRQHALLQEELRRCRRLGEERATEAGSLEARLRESEQARALLEREAEEARRQLAALGHTEPPPAEAPWARRPLDPRRRSLPAGDALYLSFTPPQPSRGHDRLDLSVTIRSIHRPFEDRERQELGSPEERLQDSSDPDTGSEEEGGSRLSPPHSPRDFTRMQDIPEETETRDGEPVASES
- the ARHGEF2 gene encoding rho guanine nucleotide exchange factor 2 isoform X11, producing the protein MTGKAKTREKEKMKEAKDARYTNGHLFTTISVSGMTMCYACNKSITAKEALICPTCNVTIHNRCKDTLANCTKVKQKQQKAALLKNSTALQSVSLRSKTAPRERPSSAIYPSDSFRQSLLGSRRGRSSLSLAKSVSTTNIAGHFSDESPLGLRRILSQSTDSLNMRNRALSVESLIDEGAEVIYSELMSDFETDERDFAADSWSLAVDSSFLQQQKKEVMKQQDVIYELIQTELHHVRTLKIMTRLFRTGMLEELQLEPGVVQGLFPCVDELSDIHTRFLGQLLERRRQALCPGSTRNFVIHRLGDLLISQFSGASAEQMRKTYSEFCSRHTKALKLYKELYARDKRFQQFIRKVTRSAVLKRHGVQECVLLVTQRITKYPVLINRILQHSHGTEEERQDLSTALGLVKELLSNVDQDVHELEKGARLQEIYHRMDPRAQTPVPGKGPFGREELLRRRLIHDGCLLWKTATGRFKDVLMLLMTDVLVFLQEKDQKYIFPALDKPSVVSLQNLIVRDIANQEKGMFLISAAPPEMYEVHTASRDDRSTWIRVIQQSVRVCPSREDFPLIETEDEAYLRRIKTELRQKDRALVELLQEKVGLFAEMTHFQVEDDGGGVTLPTLPRGLFRSESLECPRGERLLQDAIREVEGLKDLLVGPGVELLLTPREPALPVDPDSGGSTSPGVTANGEARTFNGSIELCRADSDSSQKDRNGNQLRAPQEEALQRLVNLYGLLHGLQAAVAQQDTLMEARFPEGPERREKLTRANSRDGELGRSGPAPAAPDKQATELALLQRQHALLQEELRRCRRLGEERATEAGSLEARLRESEQARALLEREAEEARRQLAALGHTEPPPAEAPWARRPLDPRRRSLPAGDALYLSFTPPQDRERQELGSPEERLQDSSDPDTGSEEEGGSRLSPPHSPRDFTRMQDIPEETETRDGEPVASES
- the ARHGEF2 gene encoding rho guanine nucleotide exchange factor 2 isoform X7 — translated: MTGKAKTREKEKMKEAKDARYTNGHLFTTISVSGMTMCYACNKSITAKEALICPTCNVTIHNRCKDTLANCTKVKQKQQKAALLKNSTALQSVSLRSKTAPRERPSSAIYPSDSFRQSLLGSRRGRSSLSLAKSVSTTNIAGHFSDESPLGLRRILSQSTDSLNMRNRALSVESLIDEGAEVIYSELMSDFETDERDFAADSWSLAVDSSFLQQQKKEVMKQQDVIYELIQTELHHVRTLKIMTRLFRTGMLEELQLEPGVVQGLFPCVDELSDIHTRFLGQLLERRRQALCPGSTRNFVIHRLGDLLISQFSGASAEQMRKTYSEFCSRHTKALKLYKELYARDKRFQQFIRKVTRSAVLKRHGVQECVLLVTQRITKYPVLINRILQHSHGTEEERQDLSTALGLVKELLSNVDQDVHELEKGARLQEIYHRMDPRAQTPVPGKGPFGREELLRRRLIHDGCLLWKTATGRFKDVLMLLMTDVLVFLQEKDQKYIFPALDKPSVVSLQNLIVRDIANQEKGMFLISAAPPEMYEVHTASRDDRSTWIRVIQQSVRVCPSREDFPLIETEDEAYLRRIKTELRQKDRALVELLQEKVGLFAEMTHFQVEDDGGGVTLPTLPRGLFRSESLECPRGERLLQDAIREVEGLKDLLVGPGVELLLTPREPALPVDPDSGGSTSPGVTANGEARTFNGSIELCRADSDSSQKDRNGNQLRAPQEEALQRLVNLYGLLHGLQAAVAQQDTLMEARFPEGPERREKLTRANSRDGELGRSGPAPAAPDKQATELALLQRQHALLQEELRRCRRLGEERATEAGSLEARLRESEQARALLEREAEEARRQLAALGHTEPPPAEAPWARRPLDPRRRSLPAGDALYLSFTPPQPSRGHDRLDLSVTIRSIHRPFEDRERQELGSPEERLQDSSDPDTGSEEEGGSRLSPPHSPRDFTRMQDIPEETETRDGEPVASES
- the ARHGEF2 gene encoding rho guanine nucleotide exchange factor 2 isoform X3, translating into MSRIESLTRARTERSRELASKTREKEKMKEAKDARYTNGHLFTTISVSGMTMCYACNKSITAKEALICPTCNVTIHNRCKDTLANCTKVKQKQQKAALLKNSTALQSVSLRSKTAPRERPSSAIYPSDSFRQSLLGSRRGRSSLSLAKSVSTTNIAGHFSDESPLGLRRILSQSTDSLNMRNRALSVESLIDEGAEVIYSELMSDFETDERDFAADSWSLAVDSSFLQQQKKEVMKQQDVIYELIQTELHHVRTLKIMTRLFRTGMLEELQLEPGVVQGLFPCVDELSDIHTRFLGQLLERRRQALCPGSTRNFVIHRLGDLLISQFSGASAEQMRKTYSEFCSRHTKALKLYKELYARDKRFQQFIRKVTRSAVLKRHGVQECVLLVTQRITKYPVLINRILQHSHGTEEERQDLSTALGLVKELLSNVDQDVHELEKGARLQEIYHRMDPRAQTPVPGKGPFGREELLRRRLIHDGCLLWKTATGRFKDVLMLLMTDVLVFLQEKDQKYIFPALDKPSVVSLQNLIVRDIANQEKGMFLISAAPPEMYEVHTASRDDRSTWIRVIQQSVRVCPSREDFPLIETEDEAYLRRIKTELRQKDRALVELLQEKVGLFAEMTHFQVEDDGGGVTLPTLPRGLFRSESLECPRGERLLQDAIREVEGLKDLLVGPGVELLLTPREPALPVDPDSGGSTSPGVTANGEARTFNGSIELCRADSDSSQKDRNGNQLRAPQEEALQRLVNLYGLLHGLQAAVAQQDTLMEARFPEGPERREKLTRANSRDGELGRSGPAPAAPDKQATELALLQRQHALLQEELRRCRRLGEERATEAGSLEARLRESEQARALLEREAEEARRQLAALGHTEPPPAEAPWARRPLDPRRRSLPAGDALYLSFTPPQPSRGHDRLDLSVTIRSIHRPFEDRERQELGSPEERLQDSSDPDTGSEEEGGSRLSPPHSPRDFTRMQDIPEETETRDGEPVASES